The Carnobacterium mobile DSM 4848 genome includes a window with the following:
- a CDS encoding antirestriction protein ArdA — MEMLVYISNLGKYNEGELTGEWFSPPIDMEEVKEKIGLNGEYEEYVIHDYELPFSIDEYTPIHEINQLCAMVEELEGTPLYDELSEIQNMWFTNLEDLFDHRDDIICYSDCESMEDVAAFYVEETGKLGEVPSNIQSYIDYKALGRDMEIEGNFLVTSHGIFEYLN, encoded by the coding sequence ATGGAAATGCTAGTCTATATTTCTAACTTGGGGAAATACAATGAGGGTGAGCTAACAGGCGAATGGTTTTCTCCTCCTATTGATATGGAAGAAGTCAAAGAAAAAATTGGGCTGAATGGTGAATATGAAGAATACGTCATTCATGATTATGAACTTCCTTTTAGCATTGATGAATATACACCAATCCATGAAATCAATCAGTTATGTGCGATGGTCGAAGAACTCGAAGGAACACCTCTCTATGATGAATTATCAGAAATTCAAAATATGTGGTTCACTAATTTAGAAGACTTATTTGATCATCGAGATGACATTATTTGTTATAGCGATTGTGAATCTATGGAAGATGTAGCCGCATTTTATGTAGAAGAAACAGGAAAATTAGGTGAAGTTCCTTCAAATATTCAAAGTTATATTGACTATAAAGCTCTCGGTCGTGATATGGAAATTGAAGGCAATTTCTTAGTGACAAGTCATGGAATTTTTGAATACTTGAATTGA
- the mobT gene encoding MobT family relaxase, with the protein MRLAQRIQQLREKRFTYGISQNKLATDVGISRQYLSEIETGKVIPSESLLDELEELLERYNPDLPLEMLFDYVRIRFSTTDPQKVIEPILKLKMTYMLHEDYAFYSYNEQYVFGDIVVMVSHEMEKGVLVELKGKGCRQFENFLLAQQRTWFDFFLDVFAAKGVFKRLDLAINDKVGLLNIPELTRKCRNEECISVFRSFKSYRSGELVHPYEKADMGNTLYIGSLKSEVYFCLYEKDYEQYIKNGLPLEDSPVKNRFEIRLKNERALHAAIDLLNNGNVGNTTFSIINRYIRFVDKKPDARRSQWKINADWAWFLGENQRKLRLTSEPEPYSFDRTLNWLAYQVAPTLKAALTIDKINQTTVIKDMIRTTELSDRHKKIVQQQTLPIEEVITE; encoded by the coding sequence ATGCGCTTAGCACAAAGAATTCAACAATTACGCGAAAAACGATTCACATACGGCATTTCACAAAACAAATTAGCAACAGATGTTGGCATTTCGAGGCAATACCTCAGTGAAATTGAAACAGGAAAAGTGATTCCATCGGAATCGCTACTGGATGAACTGGAAGAACTACTTGAACGATACAATCCGGATTTACCGCTAGAAATGTTATTTGACTATGTACGCATTCGCTTCTCTACTACTGATCCACAAAAAGTCATTGAACCGATTCTCAAATTAAAAATGACGTACATGTTGCACGAAGATTATGCCTTCTACTCTTATAACGAACAATATGTCTTTGGCGATATTGTCGTCATGGTCTCTCATGAAATGGAGAAAGGCGTACTCGTTGAATTAAAAGGAAAAGGTTGCCGGCAATTTGAAAATTTTCTATTAGCCCAACAACGAACCTGGTTTGATTTCTTTTTAGATGTCTTTGCAGCTAAAGGGGTATTTAAACGTTTGGATTTAGCGATCAATGACAAAGTTGGCTTGTTGAATATTCCAGAGCTGACAAGGAAATGCCGCAATGAAGAATGTATCTCCGTCTTTCGCAGCTTCAAAAGTTACCGATCGGGTGAATTGGTTCATCCATACGAAAAAGCAGATATGGGCAATACCCTTTATATCGGCTCACTAAAAAGTGAAGTTTATTTTTGTTTATACGAAAAAGATTACGAACAATATATCAAAAATGGGCTTCCATTAGAAGATAGTCCAGTTAAAAACCGATTCGAAATTCGCTTGAAAAATGAACGGGCATTACATGCAGCTATTGATCTTCTGAACAATGGCAATGTTGGGAATACAACCTTCTCTATCATTAATCGTTACATTCGCTTTGTCGATAAAAAACCAGACGCACGTCGGAGTCAATGGAAAATCAATGCAGATTGGGCCTGGTTCTTAGGCGAGAACCAGCGAAAATTACGTCTGACTTCTGAACCTGAACCCTACTCCTTTGACCGTACATTGAATTGGCTGGCTTATCAAGTAGCTCCTACCTTAAAAGCAGCCTTAACGATCGATAAGATCAATCAAACAACCGTCATTAAAGATATGATTCGTACTACAGAACTTTCTGATCGGCACAAAAAAATAGTGCAGCAACAAACCCTTCCAATTGAGGAAGTTATTACAGAATAG
- a CDS encoding DUF6037 family protein, whose product MEKEKNSLCFVKTNLFISIWQYSFLHLLAKRNSRKSDNTLRERSSFNNNKTKIYKSFLYEKLGKDLNLSLFYSSDPNESFSDEEIISGWN is encoded by the coding sequence ATGGAAAAAGAAAAAAACTCTCTATGCTTTGTTAAAACTAACCTTTTTATAAGCATTTGGCAATATTCGTTCCTACATCTTTTAGCGAAAAGAAACTCTAGAAAATCAGACAATACCTTAAGAGAAAGAAGTTCTTTTAATAATAATAAAACAAAAATTTACAAGTCATTTCTATATGAAAAGCTAGGTAAGGATTTAAATTTAAGCTTATTTTACTCGTCTGATCCTAATGAAAGTTTTTCAGATGAAGAGATCATTAGCGGATGGAACTAG
- a CDS encoding DUF6414 family protein, with protein MSSFMSIIKKNKSVIVSLTDIKLFIYKDSPAYYRNLVPIMHMIDDVNKVQSLSEEDRKNFSGFNIQALGKTLDLLSGYYDFICENKEGEKMIVRFNITGLRNNYNLNDLTKMNLKLFGIKVGETQDANLEFGNQIDNMTQELSNEKVGVDFDEEEEQNNSNYSLPIIDILLAGV; from the coding sequence ATTAGTAGCTTCATGAGTATAATTAAGAAAAATAAATCAGTAATTGTCTCATTGACAGATATAAAACTTTTTATTTATAAAGATTCCCCTGCTTATTATAGAAATCTTGTTCCTATAATGCATATGATTGACGATGTAAATAAGGTTCAATCCTTAAGCGAAGAAGACCGTAAGAACTTTAGTGGCTTTAATATACAAGCCTTGGGAAAAACTTTAGATTTGCTTTCTGGTTATTATGACTTCATTTGTGAAAATAAGGAAGGAGAAAAAATGATAGTTCGTTTTAATATTACTGGGTTGAGAAACAATTACAATTTAAACGATCTAACAAAAATGAATTTGAAACTTTTTGGAATAAAAGTTGGAGAAACTCAAGATGCAAATCTTGAATTTGGAAATCAAATAGATAATATGACTCAAGAACTTTCTAATGAAAAAGTAGGAGTGGACTTTGATGAAGAGGAAGAACAGAATAATTCAAATTACAGTTTACCAATTATCGATATTTTGTTGGCAGGTGTTTAA